The following proteins come from a genomic window of Triticum aestivum cultivar Chinese Spring chromosome 6A, IWGSC CS RefSeq v2.1, whole genome shotgun sequence:
- the LOC123130653 gene encoding BAG family molecular chaperone regulator 1-like, translating into MIQKVKATMIKLRYSKRLFKRSSWSKASTDGGHGNAAGGLGGGGEIEWEVRPGGMLVQKRDGGRAEEVIMVRVSTGFSWHDVSIGATRTFGELKVMLSMVTGLEPREQMLLFKRKEREDTDHLHMVGVRDKDKVLLLEDPALKDMKLRVARAVAAQVA; encoded by the exons ATGATACAGAAAGTTAAGGCAACCATGATCAAGCTGAGGTACTCCAAGAGGCTGTTCAAGAGGAGCTCTTGGTCGAAGGCGAGTACTGACGGCGGCCATGGCAATGCGGCCGGCGgtctcggcggcggcggggagataGAGTGGGAGGTGAGACCGGGAGGGATGCTGGTGCAGAAGAGGGACGGTGGGCGTGCGGAGGAGGTGATCATGGTGAGGGTGTCCACTGGATTCTCATGGCATGATGTCTCCATTGGGGCCACACGCACTTTTG GGGAACTGAAGGTGATGCTGTCCATGGTGACCGGGCTGGAGCCGAGGGAGCAGATGTTGTTGTtcaagaggaaggagagggaggacaCTGACCACCTCCACATGGTTGGGGTGAGGGACAAGGACAAGGTCCTCCTTCTCGAGGACCCTGCCCTCAAGGATATGAAGCTCCGCGTGGCGAGAGCGGTCGCGGCACAGGTTGCGTAA